TGCAGTGAGATCTGAAGGCTTATTGATTTGATAATGAGCAATGACATCACCATTACGTGATGGATTCAACTTAAACTTGTTTAACTCCCAAGGAATAAGTTTTTCATCCACAAGGGCTGGTTCCATCTGACAGAAAGAAATAGTGTGCATCAGCTAATGATGAAAGCAATGTAAACAAGAGTGATACAGTAGAACTTTCTAAGAAAAGAAGTGCAGAACCAAATATAGATTAACACAGATAATAAGGGTGATACAGTGAACTTTCTAAGAAAAGAAGTGCAGAACCCAATATAGATTAACATGAAAATAAGGGTGAAACAGGTGAAATGATTACAACCATCTTACTAGCCAAAATTGGAACATGGGGTATAGTTACAGCAATCAGCTCCATCACAAGATCAAGACCAAAATCATATAGTTAAGTAAGGTACACACAGCAACAAATAAACAAATTAGGATAGCCAGAAGAATTAAAAAGACCATCAGAGATGTTGCGCTCGCCTTTCTTGGAGGACTGGGTAATGAAGAATAGGATGAATCCAACCTTCCTCGCCCCAATGGTGGTCCCCAGCCCCTGCTACCACAAGGAGAATTAGGAAGAACACAGGAATATCATTCAGGAAGCGGAATGAAGAGATGAACTCCTTTGGAAGGTTTACAACGCAGAATGCCATTACCTACGAGCAGTAGTTGCCTACGTGGAGAAACTGATCTGGGAAGGGAGTGGAGAGGGCGGTGAGGAGGAGGGGTGGTGTTCTTCTCGGAGGATTCTTCTTTGGAGGAGGGGACCTGCTTCAAAAAGCAAGAACCAACACAATTAATGTGGTTGGCGATCTTACTACCCAAAATTGACACATGGAAACTGCTTGAATCACACGATCAATACAGTTAGCTGGAGGCAGACATGGAGGAGGACTTACAGACTTCGTTGCCGATGAGGGGCGCCCTCGGGTCACGCCGCAGTCAGGGCGGGGGGCAGGGACGTGGGCGGCGGAGGGGGGAAGGTCTATAGCGCATCGTCAgcggcggtgccgccgccgagaTGGGGTAGAGAGGCAGGAAGAACCTCCTTGGAGATGGTGTCCTGCTTCCAAAGGCAGGAAGAACCGACCACAGTTAATGCGGAAAAATGATAAAGGAGAAGTTTCTGATAATAGAAGAACATAGCCTGACACAGTTAATGCGACTGAAAAATTTGCGGAAAAATGATAAAGGAGAACTTTCTGATAATAGAAGAACAAAGCCCAACAGAACGACACAGAAAACAATGGTGAAAcaggcaaacaaattatcaggcTATCTTGCAAATCAAACAGCAAAACACGGGTAGGCAAGAAAAAGTATGATTCGTGTATGAAGCATGTTCAAAATGTGAGACGATCAATCGACGTGAAAATGTATTGACTTCACAAAGCAACGCAACACGAGCTGATCCATCAACTAGTAAACAGCTCATTAATTTTCAGAAGCAGTAACACTTCACAGAATATCCCGATTCATTGCTGACAAACAACTGCAGAATTATAAAACTACTTCCAGCACAAGTAATCAACACATAAGTCATCATCATAGAGTTTATATCTAAGTACAAAAGCCAGGTCCTTCACCAATTATGTCGATCCTGATCGACTCAAAGCAAATTCCGGCCCCTCAGATATCACCTCTTGAGGTCACAGAAAGATACAAGCACAGGGATCCATATAGATAGTCAAGAGAGAAAGAAAGTTTTACCTTCAGGAACAAGACACGCCACGAGTTTTACCTTCAGGAACAAGATCCGCCATGGTCGTCGTCTCCGAGCGCATGAGCTTGTGTTTGAGCatggtgccgtctcggcacccctCGGTGAAGTACTGGATCGCATGTACCTCATGGACCCCCTAGCGGAAGTTGTGCAGCTCCGTCTACAGCGTGAGGTAGTCGCGGAGGGACTCGCCCTTCTCCTGGACATAAAGAGAGCTAGCTAGGGCGGCCGGGGCGCTTGTACATGCCGGTGAAGTTGCGCACGAACACCTCCTCGAAGTCGAGCCAGGCGTTGATGCTGTTGGCcggcaggctgttcagccacgCCCGGACCGAGCCAAGCAGCATTAGGGGTGTGTAGCGCACTGCCACGCGCTTCTTGCCGCCAGCAATGCCGACGTCCGTGGTGTAGTCGgtcagccaatcctccggcttgGTGAACCCGTTGTACTTGAGGGTGTCGCGAGCTAGCGTGAAACCCTTGGGAAAAGGTTCCTCACGGATGTGCGGCCCGAAGCAGGCCAGACCGATAGTACTTCCTCCTTTAGGGCGAGGGAGCGCCCCAACCGCTCGATGCGGTAGCAAGCATCATGCTCGTCATGGGGTGCGCGAGGCCCCAATCGGTCGGTGACCGCAGGGCACGCAACCGGCCCCACAAAGGCCGGCCGGTCCCGCCGCGCGGGCAGGGGTTGCCGGGCTGGCTAGTGGCGAGCCCCACCAGTCGGTGCGTCCACCCGGCTATTGACAGTCGCCTAGTCATGGTTGCGTCTACCCCGGCTGCCTTGCAGCAGGCTCCCATGGCTGCTGTCATGCAGGGAAGATGCCTATTGCGTGGGCCTAGGACCCTCGATCGGCTGCCGATTGTCCATCCAAGGCGAGGGGATTTCGAGCCAAAGGCAGACGGCTGGAGCGGATCCCATTGTGCATGCTGCTAGTCCGCAACAGCAATGAGGTCGTGGGCGCGCTACTGCTGCAGCCCTTCGCCCTCCAGGTCTTCCTAGTTTTGCCGCAGATGACAGGGGTGTTATATGTGGGCCGGTTCACACCTAGCATCTGGCCGAGGGCCCCGCCGCGACACTGCACCTCCCCGAGCCGGTTGCGCCCGTCGGCAGCCGAATTGAAGCCATGGGTGGTGGTGTACTCGCGCTGCACGGACTCCATACGGCGCTGCATGGCGGCAAGCTCCTTGGCCCCGTCGAGCAGGCCACGTGTGCCTCCTCGAGCTCGGTCGCGGCagcagcagggtcgacgttggGCACGATGGGAGTGTGCAGGTTCTGAACCACCGCGCGGAGAGGTTTCACACggttggcgcgggccacggtcgctGCGCCTAGGTCCTTGCTGCAGTCAGTGTTGTGGCTGGAGCCGGTGGTCAACCCTCCACCCGAGTGCAGAGGTCCGTGACGTCGCCGGAGACGCCATAGCCGCCGGGGAGCGGCGGGTCGACGAAGGTGAGCACCCTGCTAGGGTACTCGTCGGGGACGAGAGCAACATAGACGCGGAGCTCGCCAAAGGGGATGATGGAGCCACTTGCGGGGGAGGCGGCGTCCACGAAGCGCACCACATCGTCGCCAGCACCGTCGAACGCACCGAGCCTGCTGACTAGGTCATGCGCGATGCGCTCGCCAGTGGGAGTGAAGGGTCTTGTCCGGAACGTGACTCCAACCGGTGTCGCGTCacgccccacgatgggcgccaactgtcgtggtgttctcacggcagatgccatgggatggcttaTCGAGGGTGGTTGGGGCGATGAGTGTCGGTGGCGTTCGGATGCGAGATTAGGCACGAGCACTGCGAACACAGAGACGTACGCAGGTTCAAGGCCCTTCAAGTGAggtaatacccctagtcctgcaaGGATCACTATGGAGATCACAAGGAATACATGGTTGCTCTTGGAGCTATTTGGGTGGAGGAAGGAGAGGGCTCTAGCTCTGTTCTTTGCCTCGTGCGTGTGTGTGGTGGTAAGAATGAGCCGACCCCCTCCTAGGGGGCTCCTAGGAGGTCTTATACTTGGGCCTCCCAGGTTACAAAATATCTAAGAGAGAGGGGCAGGCCTCGGCTGCCGGCGTCTCTGGCCACTGGTGGGGCCCACCGGCTGCGAGCTACTATTGGCCGCGTGGCCCGCCGACTGCTTATCACTGTGGCGCGTAGGCCGTGGCGTCACGGAGTGGTTGACGCGATGCGTCTACAGTGTCGAGCCGTCCGGGAGTTGGTCGCCTCGGTCAGTAGTACCgacggtactgtagccacgctctccTCGACGTGGGGGTCGCCTCGCCCTGTTGCTGGGACGGATGGGTAGGACGGGCGCTGACCCAGCCGGCTGCGGACTGCGCCCAGCCGGCCATGAGGGCGCCCAGCCTGCCCGATGTTTTAAAATGTCGTCTTGTATCCCTGAGCCTACCCGGGGGTCATCCCCCGACAAGGTGCCTATTATTTAGTAGTTGAAGGCATTCAACTGTATGTGATATGAATGGGTAGCAGCTTGATGGTGGTGTGTCCAAGCAATATTGTTTGTGCGCGCATGCATTTGCAAATATGTACATGTAACTGGGGTACCGATTACCTTCAAAGAAATATGTCAGATATTAGAAAGAAAGAAATCTAGCTTACATAAGAGATGTACAGGTATGGGCATAGAAGAGTAAGACTAGTCATCAATGCAATGTATAGAGTTTACCGAACATTTACCACGTTGACAAGGTATAAGAGGGTATTGTGTTGTATCAAAGCTAAAACTTCATTGGCAACTCCAACATATGTGTGCAATTCTTAAAAATATCGAAAAGGCATAGCAGAAATACATAAATCATCAGTCTACCAAAATGGAGACAGATTCAGACACCACAGGTTAAGATGAGCTTACCGGGATATAAGTTAGAATCTATTTCTGTAAGAAGCTCATGGCGACTGGACAAATCACCAGCATCTTTTGGATTTCTTCTTGATCTTACAATATTTCTTGGGGAACCATATACAAATAGAAGAAAAAGAATCAGCCACAGTAAAAAAATTATTGAACCACTGTACTCCCTTCTTCAAATAGAACTCGTGAATTGGCAACCAATGTAGAAAAACATCCAGCACTCACAACTTAACTAGAGTTATAGACTTGTAGCATGTAAACAGCATTAACCATTAAAGCCAAACATGAGGAAAGGCAAACAACAGGTGTTCAATGCACAATTTGATGGGCATGCAGAAAATATTCAGGGA
The sequence above is a segment of the Triticum aestivum cultivar Chinese Spring unplaced genomic scaffold, IWGSC CS RefSeq v2.1 scaffold97207, whole genome shotgun sequence genome. Coding sequences within it:
- the LOC123172514 gene encoding uncharacterized protein, producing the protein MAGWAQSAAGWIFCNLGGPSIRPPRSPLGGGRLILTTTHTHEAKNRARALSFLHPNSSKSNHVFLVISIVILAGLGVLPHLKGLEPAYVSVFAVLVPNLASERHRHSSPQPPSISHPMASAVRTPRQLAPIVGRDATPVGVTFRTRPFTPTGERIAHDLVSRLGAFDGAGDDVVRFVDAASPASGSIIPFGELRVYVALVPDEYPSRVLTFVDPPLPGGYGVSGDVTDLCTRVEGGSTIGLACFGPHIREEPFPKGFTLARDTLKYNGFTKPEDWLTDYTTDVGIAGGKKRVAVRYTPLMLLGSVRAWLNSLPANSINAWLDFEEGLGTTIGARKMEPALVDEKLIPWELNKFKLNPSRNGDVIAHYQINKPSDLTATAQLSPMARPLVCLHLKESENLPKISIMNLRHRYILRVEAVQELQLPVLKQKNIAVVVEPHDGPLTCFLVRLVLTERRSNAVPSQSLRDVIRQIVEAIEELRINGVYHGNLTIHNIYHSRVGGAIVVKLVNFQNRDIELEAAQLMDWVGLGNILHTISTAAKFRDNTASCSIIDHLASKLMALTSTNCLPSIKKDTLDDMFFWDTRRRTMFYIHEIPKALNDNDFVTRVKNHAWPLPWDSKHFGLVKAMNDYREEVAVRDKHKGVNPGPEVLKQYHCNGQDPIHNVQCMSGAYTHQDKIEKDIKDDKDKRMSVDVAVQKEQPELCLALRRLLAGEAF